From a single Canis aureus isolate CA01 chromosome 5, VMU_Caureus_v.1.0, whole genome shotgun sequence genomic region:
- the JCAD gene encoding junctional cadherin 5-associated protein isoform X2, translating into MAQAHSLPVHMREGPWEVGGRTENVMKKAVWEEELRMAAPAKWQTISLESWHQPRKLGRQMSDGDGERLFQDLYPFMQGEQVLNSQSKGKSQSLPRVLSPEGLSCMEIPIPLNDGHFPSVPKMPFYPPNCAPNLESTRNLEKSGSSAPLPRPKFGRPLKPPSYDSHQNSRVGMESSDSPDGQQADLCASYLSRANEPRLELCASDSGLEPPVYVPPPSYRSPLQHITNPYGDDAAPRPVCAGPRQQQHPAEVPSAGGQPPSRPLGTGTEYGASPRSPRAFPLQPRPTTAYDSSVLYIPFDDPRIRHFKLAQPQGFHPETQAAEMLYSSSPGTAPAPAHGNSQQDGAVLSPRSVRTPPGNASSSAPASPGPRWLWGHLPGDAENGSFPDQRDHGAVRGQWPAVGGSPRGHPEGPAPSPGPQGESTCETRTTLKKFETGIQTKKSSKKKMNETIFCLVSIPVKSESHLPDIDTNNNDLKQSSDKKNRLDKSPALQEQSLLSMSSTDLELQALTGSMVGRTEFQKQDLGEPEEGKQTNDLRFLHPTKHRELKYSGSWPGHQYRDQQTQTTFTEDSKSPLPLPCEKPGGSPKAVLTPRFSDPIASEAHLPGVLASSHQSQRPHAHHLKGQMSLSPSSNSAFSKTSSCISHAPVLKAGPTQPCVDGRGRDASPVPRGEVVKGETTGPCNSQQLFGQFLLKPVSRRPWDLISQLESFNKELQEEEESSHSGSGRSSEDSDTEWQCEGHMDTTAKSRGLGEAGQVQRAEAALGRLAPEEPGPRSGRVKSKSESWSEEQKLGRPHVPPWSLGPVTVVGGRAAASLSPRTSPVTENRDQEAEHRMNQPAVSLGPVNAVTSSKSSDTKPVLSSEPAELRQPGESQELPGMSISGGPGAAAPRKAGGGGEQGPRLPLFLASKARGLSAPDLRSVGLLPAPERSAEKSDGSLGEASAIEIPPNESLQARAARILGIEVAVESLLPGAQRTGQNEHPEPDGSVCGPEAPRKEAASSSAQPDDPAVSTDAFYGRRKCGWTESPLFVGERDGARRVAPTSEHVSVDRTVPSKVPSPEPQPRPQEFTSCDHRDTETKPPFRSTLFHFIERTPSVAGAEKRLRSTSKVIESLQEKLASPPRRADPDRLMRMKEVSSVSRMRLLSSRSADSVEEAEDLKAERVPPGGPVSPNAGDLRVGHPLPVSKGAPSLEEDGHPAAQREKTVQQDFWCPDSYDPSRVERV; encoded by the exons ATGGCCCAAGCCCACAGTCTGCCTGTCCACATGAGGGAGGGTCCATGGGAAGttggaggaaggacagagaatGTGATGAAGAAGGCAGTTTGGGAAGAAGAGCTGAGAATGGCAGCACCTGCCAAGTGGCAGACTATAAGCCTTGAGAGCTGGCACCAGCCAAGGAAGttagggaggcagatgtctgatggTGACGGGGAGAGACTGTTTCAAGATCTGTACCCATTCATGCAAGGAGAACAGGTGCTGAATTCTCAAAGCAAAGGGAAATCCCAGTCCTTGCCCAGGGTTCTTTCCCCCGAGGGCCTGAGTTGCATGGAGATTCCCATTCCACTGAATGATGGACATTTTCCAAGTGTTCCTAAAATGCCATTTTACCCTCCAAATTGTGCCCCCAATTTGGAATCCACAAGGAACCTCGAGAAGAGTGGCTCCTCGGCCCCTTTGCCCCGGCCCAAGTTTGGGAGACCCCTCAAGCCTCCGTCCTACGACTCTCACCAGAACTCCCGAGTGGGCATGGAGAGCAGCGACTCTCCGGATGGTCAGCAGGCAGACCTGTGCGCCTCCTACCTGAGCAGAGCTAACGAGCCCAGGCTGGAGCTATGTGCGTCCGACTCCGGCTTAGAGCCTCCGGTGTACGTGCCCCCGCCGTCGTACAGGTCACCGCTGCAGCACATCACCAACCCCTACGGGGACGACGCGGCCCCCAGGCCCGTGTGCGCTGGGCCCCGTCAACAGCAGCATCCCGCGGAGGTGCCCAGTGCCGGGGGTCAGCCTCCTTCCAGGCCGCTGGGAACCGGGACCGAGTATGGTGCGAGCCCGCGCTCTCCTCGAGCCTTCCCTCTACAGCCCCGGCCAACCACCGCTTATGACAGCTCTGTCCTGTATATTCCCTTTGACGATCCCCGGATACGACATTTTAAACTAGCCCAGCCCCAGGGTTTCCATCCAGAAACACAGGCTGCTGAGATGTTGTACAGCTCGAGTCCGGGTACTGCCCCAGCACCTGCTCATGGCAACAGTCAACAGGACGGCGCCGTCTTGAGCCCACGGAGCGTGAGGACCCCACCAGGCAACGCCAGCAGCTCCGCCCCAGCCAGTCCTGGTCCCCGGTGGCTATGGGGCCATCTCCCCGGGGATGCAGAGAATGGCAGCTTTCCTGACCAAAGAGACCATGGTGCTGTGAGAGGACAGTGGCCTGCCGTGGGTGGCAGCCCGCGTGGCCACCCAGAaggcccggccccctccccaggcccgcAGGGTGAGAGTACCTGCGAAACTCGAACCACGCTCAAGAAGTTTGAAACTGGGATTCAGACCAagaaaagttcaaagaaaaaaatgaacgaGACGATATTTTGTTTGGTTTCCATCCCAGTTAAATCCGAATCACATCTGCCAGATATAGATACGAACAACAATGACTTAAAACAGAGCTCTGATAAAAAGAATAGGCTTGATAAGAGCCCGGCTTTGCAAGAACAAAGTCTGCTGAGCATGTCTTCCACGGACCTGGAGCTGCAAGCTCTCACAGGAAGTATGGTTGGGAGAACAGAGTTCCAGAAACAAGATCTGGGGGAACCAgaagaagggaaacaaacaaatgaccTCAGATTCCTTCACCCTACAAAGCACAGAGAGCTCAAGTATTCTGGCTCATGGCCAGGGCACCAGTACAGAGATCAGCAAACACAAACCACTTTCACCGAGGACTCCAAaagccctctgcccctcccatgcgAGAAGCCGGGAGGGTCCCCAAAAGCAGTACTGACACCCAGATTTTCAGACCCCATTGCCTCTGAAGCTCACCTGCCTGGGGTGTTAGCTTCCAGCCACCAGAGCCAGAGGCCACATGCTCATCACCTGAAAGGTCAGATGTCCCTCAGCCCCTCCAGCAACAGCGCTTTCTCGAAGACTTCCTCCTGCATAAGCCATGCACCTGTTCTGAAAGCAGGGCCCACTCAGCCGTGCGTGGATGGCCGCGGCCGTGACGCCAGCCCTGTGCCCCGGGGCGAGGTGGTGAAGGGGGAGACCACCGGCCCCTGCAATAGTCAGCAGCTCTTTGGCCAGTTTCTCCTGAAGCCAGTGAGCCGGCGTCCCTGGGATTTGATAAGCCAGCTGGAAAGTTTTAACAAGGAGcttcaggaggaggaggagagcagtcACAGTGGCAGTGGCAGGAGCAGCGAGGACAGTGACACGGAGTGGCAGTGTGAAGGCCACATGGACACCACCGCCAAGAGCCGGGGCTTGGGTGAGGCAGGCCAGGTACAGAGAGCTGAGGCTGCCCTAGGGAGGCTGGCACCCGAGGAGCCCGGGCCCAGGTCGGGAAGAGTGAAGAGTAAGTCTGAGAGCTGGAGCGAGGAGCAGAAGCTGGGCCGGCCCCACGTCCCGCCTTGGTCCCTGGGCCCCGTGACGGTGGTAGGCGGAAGGGCTGCGGCCTCGCTGTCTCCACGCACCAGCCCGGTCACCGAGAACAGAGACCAGGAGGCCGAGCACAGGATGAACCAGCCAGCAGTCAGCCTGGGTCCTGTGAACGCAGTGACGTCCTCTAAGTCCAGTGACACGAAGCCAGTGCTCTCGTCTGAGCCAGCTGAGCTGAGGCAGCCCGGGGAAAGTCAGGAGCTGCCCGGCATGTCCATTTCTGGTGGGCCAGGTGCAGCAGCCCCTCGGAAGGCTGGTGGTGGAGGGGAGCAGGGCCCGCGGCTCCCACTCTTTCTTGCCAGCAAAGCCCGAGGACTGTCGGCCCCAGACTTGAGGTCTGTGGGGCTGCTACCTGCACCAGAGCGGAGTGCTGAGAAGTCAGATGGCTCTTTAGGGGAAGCGAGTGCCATAGAAATCCCCCCAAATGAATCCCTGCAAGCAAGGGCTGCAAGGATCCTGGGCATCGAGGTGGCCGTGGAGTCCCTACTGCCAGGTGCCCAGAGAACAGGGCAGAATGAGCACCCTGAGCCCGATGGAAGTGTCTGCGGGCCAGAGGCCCCCAGGAAGGAGGCTGCATCCAGCTCAGCGCAGCCAGATGACCCCGCGGTGTCCACGGACGCCTTCTATGGCAGGAGGAAGTGTGGCTGGACTGAAAGCCCTCTCTTTGTAGGGGAAAGGGATGGTGCCCGTCGGGTTGCCCCGACCAGTGAGCACGTGAGCGTGGACAGGACTGTCCCCAGCAAGGTCCCCAGTCCTGAGCCtcagcccaggccccaggagtTCACATCCTGCGATCACAGGGACACGGAGACAAAACCACCCTTCAGGTCCACTCTGTTCCACTTTATAGAAAGGACCCCGAGCGTGGCAGGCGCAGAAAAGAGGCTCAGAAGCACTTCCAAAGTGATCGAAAGTTTACAAGAGAAACTGGCCTCCCCCCCTCGGAGAGCAGACCCCGACCGCCTGATGAGGATGAAGGAGGTAAGCTCTGTGTCTCGGATGAGGCTCCTGAGTTCCCGGAGCGCCGACTCCGTGGAGGAGGCCGAGGACCTGAAGGCCGAGAGGGTGCCACCCGGAGGCCCGGTATCTCCAAATGCGGGGGACCTGAGGGTCGGGCACCCCCTCCCTGTCTCCAAGGGGGCCCCCTCGCTGGAAGAAGACGGGCATCCAgcagcacagagagagaagactgtCCAGCAGGACTTCTGGTGCCCAG attCGTATGACCCTAGCAGAGTGGAGAGGGTGTGA
- the JCAD gene encoding junctional cadherin 5-associated protein isoform X3: MYSVEDLLISHGYKLSRRVPAPPEEEREGRRQARARGRAARGLLNGCDHGPAALPHSRPPLGKGHASTSETSHRAPRAHGEPQSACAPRTPELGFYDQPVLRWSSQPQTAHDHAYWRRRGQEVGGFLGPRDREDLEGRGMAQAHSLPVHMREGPWEVGGRTENVMKKAVWEEELRMAAPAKWQTISLESWHQPRKLGRQMSDGDGERLFQDLYPFMQGEQVLNSQSKGKSQSLPRVLSPEGLSCMEIPIPLNDGHFPSVPKMPFYPPNCAPNLESTRNLEKSGSSAPLPRPKFGRPLKPPSYDSHQNSRVGMESSDSPDGQQADLCASYLSRANEPRLELCASDSGLEPPVYVPPPSYRSPLQHITNPYGDDAAPRPVCAGPRQQQHPAEVPSAGGQPPSRPLGTGTEYGASPRSPRAFPLQPRPTTAYDSSVLYIPFDDPRIRHFKLAQPQGFHPETQAAEMLYSSSPGTAPAPAHGNSQQDGAVLSPRSVRTPPGNASSSAPASPGPRWLWGHLPGDAENGSFPDQRDHGAVRGQWPAVGGSPRGHPEGPAPSPGPQGESTCETRTTLKKFETGIQTKKSSKKKMNETIFCLVSIPVKSESHLPDIDTNNNDLKQSSDKKNRLDKSPALQEQSLLSMSSTDLELQALTGSMVGRTEFQKQDLGEPEEGKQTNDLRFLHPTKHRELKYSGSWPGHQYRDQQTQTTFTEDSKSPLPLPCEKPGGSPKAVLTPRFSDPIASEAHLPGVLASSHQSQRPHAHHLKGQMSLSPSSNSAFSKTSSCISHAPVLKAGPTQPCVDGRGRDASPVPRGEVVKGETTGPCNSQQLFGQFLLKPVSRRPWDLISQLESFNKELQEEEESSHSGSGRSSEDSDTEWQCEGHMDTTAKSRGLGEAGQVQRAEAALGRLAPEEPGPRSGRVKSKSESWSEEQKLGRPHVPPWSLGPVTVVGGRAAASLSPRTSPVTENRDQEAEHRMNQPAVSLGPVNAVTSSKSSDTKPVLSSEPAELRQPGESQELPGMSISGGPGAAAPRKAGGGGEQGPRLPLFLASKARGLSAPDLRSVGLLPAPERSAEKSDGSLGEASAIEIPPNESLQARAARILGIEVAVESLLPGAQRTGQNEHPEPDGSVCGPEAPRKEAASSSAQPDDPAVSTDAFYGRRKCGWTESPLFVGERDGARRVAPTSEHVSVDRTVPSKVPSPEPQPRPQEFTSCDHRDTETKPPFRSTLFHFIERTPSVAGAEKRLRSTSKVIESLQEKLASPPRRADPDRLMRMKEIRMTLAEWRGCEEMPVKHRIARVY, from the exons GTTTTACGACCAGCCCGTGCTAAGGTGGTCCTCTCAGCCCCAGACTGCTCACGACCACGCCTACTGGAGAAGAAGAGGACAGGAGGTTGGTGGCTTCCTGGGGCCAAGGGACCGAGAAGACCTGGAGGGCAGAGGAATGGCCCAAGCCCACAGTCTGCCTGTCCACATGAGGGAGGGTCCATGGGAAGttggaggaaggacagagaatGTGATGAAGAAGGCAGTTTGGGAAGAAGAGCTGAGAATGGCAGCACCTGCCAAGTGGCAGACTATAAGCCTTGAGAGCTGGCACCAGCCAAGGAAGttagggaggcagatgtctgatggTGACGGGGAGAGACTGTTTCAAGATCTGTACCCATTCATGCAAGGAGAACAGGTGCTGAATTCTCAAAGCAAAGGGAAATCCCAGTCCTTGCCCAGGGTTCTTTCCCCCGAGGGCCTGAGTTGCATGGAGATTCCCATTCCACTGAATGATGGACATTTTCCAAGTGTTCCTAAAATGCCATTTTACCCTCCAAATTGTGCCCCCAATTTGGAATCCACAAGGAACCTCGAGAAGAGTGGCTCCTCGGCCCCTTTGCCCCGGCCCAAGTTTGGGAGACCCCTCAAGCCTCCGTCCTACGACTCTCACCAGAACTCCCGAGTGGGCATGGAGAGCAGCGACTCTCCGGATGGTCAGCAGGCAGACCTGTGCGCCTCCTACCTGAGCAGAGCTAACGAGCCCAGGCTGGAGCTATGTGCGTCCGACTCCGGCTTAGAGCCTCCGGTGTACGTGCCCCCGCCGTCGTACAGGTCACCGCTGCAGCACATCACCAACCCCTACGGGGACGACGCGGCCCCCAGGCCCGTGTGCGCTGGGCCCCGTCAACAGCAGCATCCCGCGGAGGTGCCCAGTGCCGGGGGTCAGCCTCCTTCCAGGCCGCTGGGAACCGGGACCGAGTATGGTGCGAGCCCGCGCTCTCCTCGAGCCTTCCCTCTACAGCCCCGGCCAACCACCGCTTATGACAGCTCTGTCCTGTATATTCCCTTTGACGATCCCCGGATACGACATTTTAAACTAGCCCAGCCCCAGGGTTTCCATCCAGAAACACAGGCTGCTGAGATGTTGTACAGCTCGAGTCCGGGTACTGCCCCAGCACCTGCTCATGGCAACAGTCAACAGGACGGCGCCGTCTTGAGCCCACGGAGCGTGAGGACCCCACCAGGCAACGCCAGCAGCTCCGCCCCAGCCAGTCCTGGTCCCCGGTGGCTATGGGGCCATCTCCCCGGGGATGCAGAGAATGGCAGCTTTCCTGACCAAAGAGACCATGGTGCTGTGAGAGGACAGTGGCCTGCCGTGGGTGGCAGCCCGCGTGGCCACCCAGAaggcccggccccctccccaggcccgcAGGGTGAGAGTACCTGCGAAACTCGAACCACGCTCAAGAAGTTTGAAACTGGGATTCAGACCAagaaaagttcaaagaaaaaaatgaacgaGACGATATTTTGTTTGGTTTCCATCCCAGTTAAATCCGAATCACATCTGCCAGATATAGATACGAACAACAATGACTTAAAACAGAGCTCTGATAAAAAGAATAGGCTTGATAAGAGCCCGGCTTTGCAAGAACAAAGTCTGCTGAGCATGTCTTCCACGGACCTGGAGCTGCAAGCTCTCACAGGAAGTATGGTTGGGAGAACAGAGTTCCAGAAACAAGATCTGGGGGAACCAgaagaagggaaacaaacaaatgaccTCAGATTCCTTCACCCTACAAAGCACAGAGAGCTCAAGTATTCTGGCTCATGGCCAGGGCACCAGTACAGAGATCAGCAAACACAAACCACTTTCACCGAGGACTCCAAaagccctctgcccctcccatgcgAGAAGCCGGGAGGGTCCCCAAAAGCAGTACTGACACCCAGATTTTCAGACCCCATTGCCTCTGAAGCTCACCTGCCTGGGGTGTTAGCTTCCAGCCACCAGAGCCAGAGGCCACATGCTCATCACCTGAAAGGTCAGATGTCCCTCAGCCCCTCCAGCAACAGCGCTTTCTCGAAGACTTCCTCCTGCATAAGCCATGCACCTGTTCTGAAAGCAGGGCCCACTCAGCCGTGCGTGGATGGCCGCGGCCGTGACGCCAGCCCTGTGCCCCGGGGCGAGGTGGTGAAGGGGGAGACCACCGGCCCCTGCAATAGTCAGCAGCTCTTTGGCCAGTTTCTCCTGAAGCCAGTGAGCCGGCGTCCCTGGGATTTGATAAGCCAGCTGGAAAGTTTTAACAAGGAGcttcaggaggaggaggagagcagtcACAGTGGCAGTGGCAGGAGCAGCGAGGACAGTGACACGGAGTGGCAGTGTGAAGGCCACATGGACACCACCGCCAAGAGCCGGGGCTTGGGTGAGGCAGGCCAGGTACAGAGAGCTGAGGCTGCCCTAGGGAGGCTGGCACCCGAGGAGCCCGGGCCCAGGTCGGGAAGAGTGAAGAGTAAGTCTGAGAGCTGGAGCGAGGAGCAGAAGCTGGGCCGGCCCCACGTCCCGCCTTGGTCCCTGGGCCCCGTGACGGTGGTAGGCGGAAGGGCTGCGGCCTCGCTGTCTCCACGCACCAGCCCGGTCACCGAGAACAGAGACCAGGAGGCCGAGCACAGGATGAACCAGCCAGCAGTCAGCCTGGGTCCTGTGAACGCAGTGACGTCCTCTAAGTCCAGTGACACGAAGCCAGTGCTCTCGTCTGAGCCAGCTGAGCTGAGGCAGCCCGGGGAAAGTCAGGAGCTGCCCGGCATGTCCATTTCTGGTGGGCCAGGTGCAGCAGCCCCTCGGAAGGCTGGTGGTGGAGGGGAGCAGGGCCCGCGGCTCCCACTCTTTCTTGCCAGCAAAGCCCGAGGACTGTCGGCCCCAGACTTGAGGTCTGTGGGGCTGCTACCTGCACCAGAGCGGAGTGCTGAGAAGTCAGATGGCTCTTTAGGGGAAGCGAGTGCCATAGAAATCCCCCCAAATGAATCCCTGCAAGCAAGGGCTGCAAGGATCCTGGGCATCGAGGTGGCCGTGGAGTCCCTACTGCCAGGTGCCCAGAGAACAGGGCAGAATGAGCACCCTGAGCCCGATGGAAGTGTCTGCGGGCCAGAGGCCCCCAGGAAGGAGGCTGCATCCAGCTCAGCGCAGCCAGATGACCCCGCGGTGTCCACGGACGCCTTCTATGGCAGGAGGAAGTGTGGCTGGACTGAAAGCCCTCTCTTTGTAGGGGAAAGGGATGGTGCCCGTCGGGTTGCCCCGACCAGTGAGCACGTGAGCGTGGACAGGACTGTCCCCAGCAAGGTCCCCAGTCCTGAGCCtcagcccaggccccaggagtTCACATCCTGCGATCACAGGGACACGGAGACAAAACCACCCTTCAGGTCCACTCTGTTCCACTTTATAGAAAGGACCCCGAGCGTGGCAGGCGCAGAAAAGAGGCTCAGAAGCACTTCCAAAGTGATCGAAAGTTTACAAGAGAAACTGGCCTCCCCCCCTCGGAGAGCAGACCCCGACCGCCTGATGAGGATGAAGGAG attCGTATGACCCTAGCAGAGTGGAGAGGGTGTGAGGAGATGCCAGTGAAGCACCGGATCGCTAGAGTTTACTAA